The Humulus lupulus chromosome 3, drHumLupu1.1, whole genome shotgun sequence genome window below encodes:
- the LOC133821891 gene encoding LEAF RUST 10 DISEASE-RESISTANCE LOCUS RECEPTOR-LIKE PROTEIN KINASE-like 1.1: protein MLKMALIPLFVLFFLISHSVLPSSGHKENESPFNITMNPECGVLRGKCSEDGGRMIQLKPEGHWYRVEDISQPHSVVSILVKDKAEHEDLLDPCKLMNEYSLPSPTDDSSHFSFYNYTADNLSVTSKDFYKCGEYDFYCNPPDEQQCQNITLPFSLPDPPQSYYHPDPINFTFRLNISLECFGCDVGGGECHSALLNQFQFQCALPASKGLSKKQKLVLGLGVGFCIGVLFAVIGLGIIMWRRKQKRVALRNIADPKYVNMEDPEGSSGYLGVLVFSYQDLSEATNNFAAEKELGHGGFGSVYHGKLKDGREVAVKRLYEYNSKRVQEQFINEIEILTHLRHKNLVSLYGCTSRQCRELLLVYEYIPNGTVADHLHGEHAKTSPLTWPIRLSIAIETASALAYLHASEIVHRDVKTNNILLDKYFCVKVADFGISRLFPNDVTHVSTAPQGTPGYVDPEYHQCYQLTSKSDVYSFGVVLIELLSSLPAVDITRHRHEINLANLAICKIQTSAYNELIDQNLGFDSDTEVRTMTIAVAELAFECLQQDKEMRPTMDEVLERLRIIKDGKIQTQVVDCL from the exons ATGTTGAAGATGGCTCTGATTCCTCTGTTTGTTCTCTTCTTTCTCATCAGTCATTCTGTGCTTCCAAGCTCCGGTCATAAAGAGAATGAGTCCCCTTTTAACATTACGATGAACCCTGAATGCGGGGTGCTCAGAGGGAAATGTTCAGAAGATGGAGGGAGGATGATCCAATTGAAACCAGAAGGGCACTGGTATAGAGTTGAGGACATCTCTCAGCCACATTCTGTAGTTTCTATTCTCGTCAAGGACAAAGCAGAGCACGAGGATTTACTCGATCCTTGTAAATTGATGAATGAATACTCCCTTCCCAGCCCTACTGATGATTCATCGCATTTCTCTTTCTATAACTATACAGCTGACAATCTTAGCGTTACTTCGAAAGATTTTTACAAGTGCGGAGAGTATGATTTCTACTGCAATCCTCCAGACGAACAACAATGTCAAAATATCACGCTTCCATTTTCTCTTCCAGATCCACCTCAATCTTATTATCATCCAGATCCTATTAATTTCACTTTTCGATTGAATATAAGTCTCGAATGTTTTGGTTGTGACGTGGGAGGAGGGGAATGCCACAGTGCTCTCCTAAATCAATTTCAATTTCAGTGTGCTTTGCCCGCTTCAAAAG GACTAAGCAAGAAACAAAAGTTGGTACTAGGACTAGGAGTAG GATTCTGTATTGGAGTTCTTTTTGCAGTAATCGGCTTGGGAATCATTATGTGGCGCAGGAAACAAAAACGTGTTGCTTTAAGGAACATAGCGGATCCGAAATATGTGAATATGGAGGATCCAGAGGGGAGTAGTGGCTATCTTGGGGTCCTTGTCTTTTCTTACCAAGATCTCTCTGAAGCCACTAATAACTTCGCTGCTGAAAAAGAACTTGGACATGGAGGTTTTGGATCTGTTTACCATG GCAAACTCAAAGATGGGAGAGAAGTAGCAGTGAAACGCTTATACGAGTACAACTCTAAAAGAGTTCAAGAACAATTTATAAACGAGATTGAAATTCTGACCCACTTGCGCCACAAAAACTTGGTATCTCTTTATGGTTGCACTTCACGCCAGTGCCGGGAACTCCTCCTCGTCTACGAGTACATCCCCAATGGCACAGTTGCCGATCATCTCCACGGAGAACATGCGAAAACCAGCCCCTTAACCTGGCCAATCCGTCTGAGCATCGCCATTGAAACAGCCAGTGCTTTGGCCTACCTCCATGCTTCTGAAATAGTCCACCGTGATGTCAAGACCAACAACATCCTCCTAGACAAATATTTCTGTGTTAAAGTTGCGGATTTTGGCATATCACGACTGTTTCCTAACGATGTCACTCACGTCTCAACTGCTCCACAAGGGACCCCTGGCTACGTCGATCCAGAATATCACCAATGTTATCAACTGACTAGTAAAAGTGATGTTTATAGTTTTGGTGTAGTTCTGATCGAGCTCTTATCATCCTTGCCTGCGGTTGATATAACAAGACATAGGCATGAGATTAATCTCGCTAACTTAGCAATATGCAAGATTCAAACAAGTGCTTACAATGAGTTGATTGATCAGAATCTTGGGTTTGATTCAGATACAGAAGTTAGAACGATGACCATTGCAGTAGCAGAGTTGGCTTTTGAATGTTTGCAACAAGATAAGGAAATGAGGCCTACAATGGATGAAGTTTTGGAGAGACTAAGGATAATTAAAGATGGGAAAATTCAGACTCAGGTTGTTGATTGTTTGTGA